One Verrucomicrobiia bacterium genomic window, CCTCTCCTTTGTCCTCTCCCCTGAGGGGAGAGGGAAGGGTGAGGGGAGTCAGGTTGTTTTTTTGAGGATTTCGATCATCTCGGCGTGCAGCAGACCGTTGGTGGCGAGGTTGCCGTGGTCGTTCAGGCCCAGAGGTTTTCCCGTGTAGTTCGTAACGCGCCCGCCCGCTTCTTCCACGATCAGCATGCCCGCGGCCTTGTCCCAGGGCTGCAGGTTCTTTTCATAGAAGGCATCGTAGCGCCCGCACGCGACATAGCACAGGTCGATCGCGGCCGCGCCCGCGCGCCGGATGCCCTGGGTCGTCATCAGGAAGTCCTTGAACGTCGCCAGGTAATAATCCGCATTCTCGCGCACGTCATACGGAAAACCCGTGGCGATCAGCGACTCGGAGAGTTTTTTCACCTGCGAAACGCGGATGGGTTTGTCGTTCTTGAACGCGCCCTTGCCTTTTTCCGCGAAAAAGAGCTCGTCGCGGAAGGGATCGTACACGCCGCCCATGCGAACGACACCTTCATGCTCGAAGCCGATGGAGACACAGGAGACCGGATAGCCATGCGCGAAGTTGGTCGTGCCGTCGACTGGGTCCACGATCCAGCGCGAAGGCGAATTGCCGAAAGCGGGGGATTCTTCCGTGAGAAAAGCGTGGTCGGGGAAGTCTTTCTGCACGGCCGCGATGATGGCCTTCTCGCAGGCGCAATCCGTTTCGGTCACGAGACTTAGTTCGGATTTTTTCTGGATGTCTTTAGGCCTGTCGATGGCCTCTTTCATGAGGGACCCGGCCTCGCGCAGGGCCTTAAAGAGCGTGCTTTTAATTTGGGGATAATTCATATACAATAACTTTCAATTTTTTTGAGGGTTTATCCGCACGTAAAAGCGGCGGTAGCTTGTGTTTAAGGTTTCTACCATAAAAGTAGAAGAAATTAAATAACAGAAAATCCCTCGCAGGGTCCCCGGAAGATCATTTCCAGTCTCGGATCGGATTCCGGACTTTAGACACGCAATCATATAGAACAAAGGAGCAGGCAATGAAGACTTACAATGTGACCCTGATCCCCGGTGACGGCATCGGTCCCGAACTCGCGGAAGTCGCAAAGAAATGCATTGATGCCACCGGCGTCAGCATTAAGTGGGACATCGAGCACGCGGGCATCGACATCATGGAGAAGGCCGGGACCCCGCTTCCCGACAGCGTCCTCGCGTCCATCCGCAAGAATAAAGTCGCGATCAAGTCGCCCATCACGACTCCGGTCGGCACGGGTTTCCGCTCCGTGAACGTCGCTCTTCGTAAAGAGCTCGACCTCTACGCCTGCATCCGTCCCTGCAAATCTTACGAAGGCGTGCGCTCGCGCTACCAGAACATCGACCTCGTCATCGTCCGCGAAAACACCGAAGACCTCTACGCGGGCATCGAATTCCAGAAGGGCACGAAAGAAGCCGCGGAAATTATCGGCCATATTGAAAGACTATCCAAGCGCAAGATCAGCCCGGATTCGGGCATCAGCATCAAGCCCATTTCCGTTTTCGGTACCGAGCGCATCGTGAAGGCCGCGTTCGAATACGCCCGCAAGTACAAGCGCAAGAAAGTCACCGCCGTCCACAAGGCCAACATCATGAAGTTCACGGACGGCCTGTTCCTGGAAGTGGCGCGCAACGTGGCGAAAAGCTATACCGACATCGAATTCGACGACCGCATTGTCGACAACATGTCCATGCAGCTCGTGCAGATGCCGGACCTGTACGACGTCCTCGTGCTGCCGAACCTCTACGGCGACATCCTCTCCGACCTTTGCGCCGGACTTATCGGCGGCCTCGGCGTCGCGCCGGGAGCGAACATCGGCGACGGCTGCGCGATGTTCGAAGCCACGCACGGCTCCGCCCCGAAATACAAAGGCCTGAACAAGGTCAATCCCGTGGCGCTCATCCTTTCCGGCGTCCTGATGCTTCGTTACCTCGGCGAAGAAAGCGCGGCCGATGCGCTCGAAGGCGCGGTGGCGGACGTCATCCGCGAAGGGAAAGACGTCACGTACGACATGAAAGAAAGCCGCAATGATCCCACGGCCGTCGGCACCCGCGAAATGGGCGACGCCATCATCCGCAAACTCAAAACCGCAAAAGTAAAAGGTTAACTGCCATGAGCAAGCCCAAGGTTACCGTAGTAGGCGCCGGGTTCGTCGGAGCGACGACCGCGCAGCGAATCGTTGAAAAAGACATTGCCGACGTGGTGCTGATCGACGTCGTGGAAGGCCTGCCGCAGGGCAAGGCGCTCGACATGATGGAGTCCGCGCCGGTCGAAGGATTTTCCGCGAAGATCATCGGCACGAACAGCTACGACGACACAAAAAATTCCGACGTGATCGTGATCACGGCCGGCCTCGCGCGCAAGCCGGGCATGAGCCGCGACGATCTCCTGTTCAAAAACGCCGAAATCGTAGGCGGCATCGTGACCGAAGCCGCGCGCCGCTCTCCGAACGCCATCATCATCACGGTCACGAACCCGCTGGACGTCATGACGTATCTCGCCTGGAAAAAATCCGGTTTTGATTCCAAGCGCGTCTTCGGCATGGCCGGCGAGCTGGATTCCGCCCGCTACGCTTACTTCATCGCCGATGAGCTCAAATGCGTGCCCGCGGAAGTTTCCGCGCTGGTGCTTGGCGGACACGGCGACGAGATGGTCCCGGTCCCGAGGTACACGACCGTGCGCGGCATCCCGATCACGGAACTCATTGCGAAAGACAAAATCGAAGCCATCAATCAGCGCACGCGCGACGGCGGCGCCGAAATCGTGAAGTATCTCAAGACCGGCAGCGCGTTTTATGCGCCGTCTTCTTCGGTGGTGCGCATGGTGCGCTCGGTGCTGCAGGACCGCGGCGACGTGATCCCGTCCTGCGTTTATTTGAACGGCCAGTACGGCGTGAAGGACACTTATTGCGGCGTTCCCGCGCGGCTCGGACGCAGCGGCGTGCAGCAGGTGGTCGAACTGAAGCTTGCGCCCGAAGAATTGAAGGCGCTGCAGGTTTCGGCCGATCACGTGCGCGAAAATTGCGGAAAACTGAGCGTCCCGGTTTAAATTTTCGGAAGGCCTGCCCCCGCCTTTCCCCAACCCATCAGAAGAGCCATGAACAGTTGCGGCGCCAAGTCAGACCTCAAAGCAGGCAAGAACACGTACACGATTTACCGGCTGGACGCGCTGAAAAAAGCCGGCCTTTCCCTCGAAAAGCTCCCGTATTCCATCCGCATTCTTCTGGAAAACCTGCTGCGCAATGAAGACGGCCTTTCCGTGCGCAAGGAAGACATCGAAGCGCTGGCGAAATGGGACGCGAAGAAAAAGTCCGACAAGGAAATCGCGTTCATGCCCGCGCGCGTGGTGATGCAGGATTTTACGGGCGTGCCCGCGGTGGTGGACCTCGCGGCCATGCGCGACGCGATCCGCAAAATGGGCGGCAATCCCGCGAAGATCAACCCGCTTCAGCCCGCGCAGCTCGTCGTGGACCATTCCGTGCAGGTCGACTCGTTCGGCACCGCGACTTCCCTGGAAGAAAACATCAAGAAAGAATACGAGCGCAACGTCGAGCGCTACCAGTTCCTGCGCTGGGGCCAGCAGGCGTTCAAAGATTTTTCCGTGGTGCCGCCGGGAACCGGTATCGTGCACCAGGTGAACCTCGAATACCTCGCGAGTGTCGTGCTCACGCAGAAAAAAGACGGTGCTTTGGTGGCGTGCCCGGACACGCTGGTCGGCACGGACTCGCATACCACCATGATCAACGGCCTCGGCGTTCTGGGCTGGGGCGTGGGCGGCATCGAGGCCGAAGCCGCGATGCTGGGCCAGCCGATTTCCATGCTGATCCCGGAAGTCGTGGGCTTCAAGCTGCACGGCCAGCTTCCCGAAGGCACGACCGCGACGGACCTTGTCCTCACCGTGACGCAGATGCTGCGCAAAAAAGGCGTGGTGGGAAAATTCGTGGAGTTTTACGGCGCGGGTCTGGACAGCCTGCCGCTTGCCGACCGCGCGACCATCGCGAATATGGCGCCGGAATACGGCGCGACCATGGGCTTTTTCCCGGTCGACCAGGAAACGCTCGTCTACCTGAAGCTCACCGGACGCCCGGAAGAAACCGTTGCGCTCGTTGAAGCATATTGCAAAGAGCAGGGCCTTTTCCGCACGCCGCAGTCGCCCGAACCCGTTTATTCCGACACGCTGGAGCTGGATCTCGGCAGCGTGGAAGCCAGCCTTGCCGGGCCGAAGCGCCCGCAGGACCGCGTGCCTCTGAAAAAATCACGCCGCGCGTTCCGCGAAGCGCTCGTCACCATGGTGAAAGCCGCGGATGAATCCGTGGACACCAAGCGCCTCGAGCCCTGGTTCGAAGGCGGCAAGCAGCCCGCCCCGGAATCTTTTTCTTCAGCCGGAAGCCTGGCGCAGGCGGTGGCCGTGCAGGCGGAGCCGCAGTCTTTCCAGCTTCAGCACGGCTCGGTCGTGATTGCCGCGATCACGAGCTGCACCAACACGTCGAACCCCGCGGTCATGCTCGGCGCGGGAATTCTGGCGAAGAAGGCCGTGGAAAAAGGCCTGTCCGTGAAGCCGTGGGTGAAGACGAGCCTCGCGCCCGGCTCCAAAGTGGTCATGGATTATCTGAAGGCCAGCAACCTGCTGCCGTCGCTGGAAAAATTAAAATTTTATCTCGTGGGCTACGGCTGCACGACCTGCATCGGAAATTCCGGGCCGCTGCCCGAAGCGATTTCGCAGGGCATCAACGATAAAAAGCTCGTGGCCGTTTCCGTTCTTTCCGGCAACCGCAACTTCGAAGGCCGCGTGAACCCGGACGTGCGCGCCAATTATCTCGCGTCGCCGCCGCTTGTCGTGGCTTACGCGCTGGCCGGGACCATGGACATCGACCTCCAGCATGACCCGCTCGGCAAAGATCAAAAGGGCAATCCGGTTTACCTGAAGGACATCTGGCCCTCGCAGAAGGAAATCCACGACGCGGTGAAGCTGGTCGACGCGAAAATGTTCAGCAAGCAGTACAGCAGCGTTTTCGACGGCGACAAATTCTGGAAAGAGCTGAAAGTCCCGACCGGCGACACCTTTGCCTGGCAGCCGGATTCGACGTACGTGAAACATCCGCCGTATTTCGAGAACATGCCCGTGAAACCGGAAGCGCTCAAAGACATCAAAGAAGCGCGCTGCCTGGCGCTCCTCGGCGACTCGGTCACGACCGACCACATTTCGCCGGCCGGCAATATCTCCAAAAAATCTCCGGCCGCGCAGTACCTGATGGGCAAGGGCGTGAAGCCGCAGGACTTCAATTCGTACGGCTCGCGCCGCGGCAACCACGAAGTCATGGTGCGCGGGACTTTCGCGAACATCCGGCTGCGAAACCTGCTCGCGCCCGGCACCGAAGGCGGCATGACGTGCCTGCTTCCGGAGCGCTCGCTCACGACGATTTACGATGCCTCGGTCGCGTACCAGCAGCGCAAGACGCCGCTTGTCGTGATCGCGGGAAAAGAATACGGTTCAGGCTCGTCGCGCGACTGGGCGGCCAAAGGCCCCATGCTTCTGGGCGTCAAAGCCGTGATCGCCGAGAGCTTCGAGCGCATCCACCGCAGCAACCTGATCGGCATGGGCATCCTGCCGCTCGAATTTTTGCCCGGGCAAAACTGGCAGTCGCTCGGGCTTACGGGCGAAGAGTTGTTTTCGTTTTACGGCATCGCCGGCGATCTGAAACCCGGAAAGAAGATCAAGGTCACGGCGCTTGACGACAAAGGCACCAAAGAATTCCAGACCGTTTGCAGGATCGACACTCCCGTCGAACTTGCCTATTACCAGCACGGCGGCATCCTGCAGTATGTGCTGCGGCAGCTGTTGGGAAAATAATGAAAAAGCGCCCGCGCGAACCGCTCCTTCCCCGGGTCGGCAAGCGGGTCTTCGTGGATCCTTCCGCCCAGGTTATCGGCGACGTGCGCCTCGGCGATTATTCCAGCATCTGGCCCGGCTGCGTGCTTCGCGGCGATATCAACAAGATCGTGGTCGGCCGCTATTCCAACGTCCAGGACCTTTCGGTGCTGCATGTCGAGCGCGAAAAGGCGTGCATCGTCGGCGATTACGTGGTGGTCGGACACAACGTGGTCCTTCACGCGTGCAAAATCGGAGACCAGTGCCTGGTCGGCATGGGCTCGATCGTGCTCGACGGCGCGGTGCTCGGCAAGGGCGTGCTGCTCGGCGCGGGAAGCCTGGTCACGCACGGCCAGAAACTCGAGGCCGGGCACATGTATTTCGGAAGGCCCGCGAAAAAAGTGCGGAAGCTCTCGCGCGAGGAAATCGCGGGCTTGAAAAAATGGGCCCAGCGCTACGTGCGTTACGCGGCGGACCATCTGGACGGCAAGTTCGCGCGGCTGTAATTTCGCGCGCGCGGTTTTTTTTCGTGATCAAACTTCGAATTTGGATATAATAACCCCTTACTTTATTCAAGGGAATTTGAGGAATTATGGGAACAGCTTCATCATCACCGGCTCCGGCGCAGGACGCGCACAAAGAATCCAAGGTCGTCAGAGGCCTTGAAGGCGTTATGGTCGCGCAGACCTCGCTCAGCCTTGTCGACGGCGAAAACAGCAGGCTTTATTACCGCGGCATCTCGATCGAGGAATTCGTCGGGCGCTCGAATTTCGAAGAGGTCGCGTACCTCCTGTGGTTCGGCAAGCTCCCGAACGCGGCCGAGCTGAAAGATTTCAAGCGCAAGTTCGCCAAAGAGCGCGAAATCTCCAAGGAAGTCCTCGACATCATCAAGAAATTTCCGAAGACCGCGCATCCCATGGCCGCGCTCCGGACCGCGTGCTCGTCCATCGCGCTCTGGGACAAAAAGGCCGAGACCTTCGACCCGGTCGAGACGCAGAAAAAGGCGCTTTGCCTCACCGCGAAATTTCCCACGATCATTGCCGCGATTTACCGGCTGCGCCAGGGCAAGAAGCCCCTCGCGCCTGACCCGAAGCTGTCCCACGCCCAGAACTTCCTTTATATGATGAACGGGAAGCTGCCCGAAAAGGAAATGGAAGCCGCGCTCGACGCGTACCTCATTCTCCTGGCCGATCACGGCCTCAATGCCTCGACGTTTTCGGCCCGCGTCACGACCGCCACGCAATCCGACCTTTATTCCGCGATCACGTCCGCGGTCGGCACGCTGAAGGGCGACCTGCACGGCTCCGCGAACCAGCACGCCATGGAAATGATCCTCGACATCGGCAAGCCGGAAAAAGCCGAGGCCTATGTCATGGACCTTCTCGAGCACAAAAAGAAAGTCATGGGCTTCGGGCACCGCATTTATAAGAAGCAGGACCCGCGCGCCGAGGCGTTTCGCGGCATCGCGCGTGAACTTTGCGAGTCCAAGGGCCAGACCAAGTGGCTGGAAATCTCGAACAAGGTCGAGAAAGTCATGTGGGAGAAGAAACAAATTCCCTGCAACGTGGATTTCTTTTCCGCATCTGTCCTCTACATCCTCGGATTCCCGGTGGATTATTTCACCACGGTCTTTGCCGCGAGCCGCGTGGCCGGCTGGACCGCGCAC contains:
- a CDS encoding inositol monophosphatase family protein, which codes for MNYPQIKSTLFKALREAGSLMKEAIDRPKDIQKKSELSLVTETDCACEKAIIAAVQKDFPDHAFLTEESPAFGNSPSRWIVDPVDGTTNFAHGYPVSCVSIGFEHEGVVRMGGVYDPFRDELFFAEKGKGAFKNDKPIRVSQVKKLSESLIATGFPYDVRENADYYLATFKDFLMTTQGIRRAGAAAIDLCYVACGRYDAFYEKNLQPWDKAAGMLIVEEAGGRVTNYTGKPLGLNDHGNLATNGLLHAEMIEILKKTT
- a CDS encoding isocitrate/isopropylmalate dehydrogenase family protein, with amino-acid sequence MKTYNVTLIPGDGIGPELAEVAKKCIDATGVSIKWDIEHAGIDIMEKAGTPLPDSVLASIRKNKVAIKSPITTPVGTGFRSVNVALRKELDLYACIRPCKSYEGVRSRYQNIDLVIVRENTEDLYAGIEFQKGTKEAAEIIGHIERLSKRKISPDSGISIKPISVFGTERIVKAAFEYARKYKRKKVTAVHKANIMKFTDGLFLEVARNVAKSYTDIEFDDRIVDNMSMQLVQMPDLYDVLVLPNLYGDILSDLCAGLIGGLGVAPGANIGDGCAMFEATHGSAPKYKGLNKVNPVALILSGVLMLRYLGEESAADALEGAVADVIREGKDVTYDMKESRNDPTAVGTREMGDAIIRKLKTAKVKG
- the mdh gene encoding malate dehydrogenase is translated as MSKPKVTVVGAGFVGATTAQRIVEKDIADVVLIDVVEGLPQGKALDMMESAPVEGFSAKIIGTNSYDDTKNSDVIVITAGLARKPGMSRDDLLFKNAEIVGGIVTEAARRSPNAIIITVTNPLDVMTYLAWKKSGFDSKRVFGMAGELDSARYAYFIADELKCVPAEVSALVLGGHGDEMVPVPRYTTVRGIPITELIAKDKIEAINQRTRDGGAEIVKYLKTGSAFYAPSSSVVRMVRSVLQDRGDVIPSCVYLNGQYGVKDTYCGVPARLGRSGVQQVVELKLAPEELKALQVSADHVRENCGKLSVPV
- the acnA gene encoding aconitate hydratase AcnA — protein: MNSCGAKSDLKAGKNTYTIYRLDALKKAGLSLEKLPYSIRILLENLLRNEDGLSVRKEDIEALAKWDAKKKSDKEIAFMPARVVMQDFTGVPAVVDLAAMRDAIRKMGGNPAKINPLQPAQLVVDHSVQVDSFGTATSLEENIKKEYERNVERYQFLRWGQQAFKDFSVVPPGTGIVHQVNLEYLASVVLTQKKDGALVACPDTLVGTDSHTTMINGLGVLGWGVGGIEAEAAMLGQPISMLIPEVVGFKLHGQLPEGTTATDLVLTVTQMLRKKGVVGKFVEFYGAGLDSLPLADRATIANMAPEYGATMGFFPVDQETLVYLKLTGRPEETVALVEAYCKEQGLFRTPQSPEPVYSDTLELDLGSVEASLAGPKRPQDRVPLKKSRRAFREALVTMVKAADESVDTKRLEPWFEGGKQPAPESFSSAGSLAQAVAVQAEPQSFQLQHGSVVIAAITSCTNTSNPAVMLGAGILAKKAVEKGLSVKPWVKTSLAPGSKVVMDYLKASNLLPSLEKLKFYLVGYGCTTCIGNSGPLPEAISQGINDKKLVAVSVLSGNRNFEGRVNPDVRANYLASPPLVVAYALAGTMDIDLQHDPLGKDQKGNPVYLKDIWPSQKEIHDAVKLVDAKMFSKQYSSVFDGDKFWKELKVPTGDTFAWQPDSTYVKHPPYFENMPVKPEALKDIKEARCLALLGDSVTTDHISPAGNISKKSPAAQYLMGKGVKPQDFNSYGSRRGNHEVMVRGTFANIRLRNLLAPGTEGGMTCLLPERSLTTIYDASVAYQQRKTPLVVIAGKEYGSGSSRDWAAKGPMLLGVKAVIAESFERIHRSNLIGMGILPLEFLPGQNWQSLGLTGEELFSFYGIAGDLKPGKKIKVTALDDKGTKEFQTVCRIDTPVELAYYQHGGILQYVLRQLLGK
- a CDS encoding gamma carbonic anhydrase family protein; the protein is MKKRPREPLLPRVGKRVFVDPSAQVIGDVRLGDYSSIWPGCVLRGDINKIVVGRYSNVQDLSVLHVEREKACIVGDYVVVGHNVVLHACKIGDQCLVGMGSIVLDGAVLGKGVLLGAGSLVTHGQKLEAGHMYFGRPAKKVRKLSREEIAGLKKWAQRYVRYAADHLDGKFARL
- a CDS encoding citrate/2-methylcitrate synthase translates to MGTASSSPAPAQDAHKESKVVRGLEGVMVAQTSLSLVDGENSRLYYRGISIEEFVGRSNFEEVAYLLWFGKLPNAAELKDFKRKFAKEREISKEVLDIIKKFPKTAHPMAALRTACSSIALWDKKAETFDPVETQKKALCLTAKFPTIIAAIYRLRQGKKPLAPDPKLSHAQNFLYMMNGKLPEKEMEAALDAYLILLADHGLNASTFSARVTTATQSDLYSAITSAVGTLKGDLHGSANQHAMEMILDIGKPEKAEAYVMDLLEHKKKVMGFGHRIYKKQDPRAEAFRGIARELCESKGQTKWLEISNKVEKVMWEKKQIPCNVDFFSASVLYILGFPVDYFTTVFAASRVAGWTAHVIEQEKDNRLIRPSAEYVGPMGQHYVPIQERM